From Desulfonatronum sp. SC1, the proteins below share one genomic window:
- a CDS encoding two-component regulator propeller domain-containing protein: MTSYFKGNGADGLLSDEINALTIDMHGRIWIGSTGGVNYYDPKTGKIVAVELNNGKQVFNEQVLSLSCDQTGRLLIGTRAGLNVLSFGDDTITSIEPIFGLSNEMIASVMTDDKRRVWVSSSRGISMLSVDGVVRSFDNTDG; the protein is encoded by the coding sequence ATGACCAGTTACTTTAAGGGTAATGGTGCTGATGGTTTGCTTTCGGATGAAATAAATGCACTGACCATTGACATGCATGGCAGGATTTGGATAGGCTCAACAGGAGGAGTAAACTATTATGACCCTAAAACAGGCAAAATTGTTGCCGTTGAACTCAATAATGGAAAGCAGGTATTCAATGAACAGGTACTCTCGCTCTCATGTGATCAGACTGGCAGACTATTGATAGGTACACGTGCCGGACTCAACGTGTTAAGTTTTGGCGATGATACCATAACTTCGATAGAGCCAATTTTCGGATTGAGTAATGAGATGATAGCCAGCGTGATGACTGACGATAAGCGACGCGTTTGGGTTAGTTCAAGTCGTGGCATCTCAATGTTGTCTGTTGATGGAGTTGTCAGGAGTTTTGACAATACAGATGG